GGTATCGTACTTGCGTCATTGGTCAACTTCTGGCTGAAAAGCGAAGCGTTGATGTGGGCGGTGACCTATATCGGCGTGGTGATCTTTGTCGGGCTGACGGCGTATGACACGCAGAAGCTGAAAAGCATCGGTCAGCAGATTGATGTCAGCGACAGCTCGCTGCTGCGCAAGTACTCGATCCTCGGCGCATTAACGCTCTACCTCGACTTTATTAACCTGTTCCTGATGCTGTTGCGCATTTTCGGCAACCGCCGTTAATCGACATTTGCCGGATGGCGGCTTGTGAACTGCGCCTCATCCGGCTACACCGCCCACGCAACTACTGTTGCGCCATCGCTTTTTCATTTTTCTCGCGCAGTTTCTTCGCCCGGCTTTCCAGCAGCAGGTAGCAAATCAGCGCCAGTAAGAGCGGCAGGAAGTAATAGAGCACACGATAGGCGAGCAGGGCAGCGATAATAATCCCCTGTGACACATGCTCGCCAGCCAGCAGGGCAATAAACACGGCTTCCAGCACGCCGATCCCCGCAGGAATATGCACGATCACCCCGGCAATACTGCTTACCAGCAGCACGCCCAGCACAAAGAAGAAGTCGGCGCGCATCCCCAGCAAAATCCAGATAATCGCCCCCATCGCCACCCAGTTGGCGCTGGAGATAACCATCTGCGCCACGGCGAATTTCCATGACGGCAGAACCAGTTTGTGGCCTTTAATGGTGGCATGGCGGCGTTTAGCAAAGGCACAGGCCCACAGATAAACAGCAATCACCAGCAGTAACACCACGCCGACGATGCGCAGCGTATTCTCGTCGATATACCAGTGCGCCGGGATCTGCACTACGCCAAAGGTAAAAATCAGCCCGCCGAGCAGAATATAGCCCAGCCAGTTGGTGGTGATACTGAGCGAGAAAATACGCGTAATGGTGCTGCCCGGTAAACCGAGGCGCGAGTAGAGGCGGTAACGCATACCAATCCCGCCGACCCAGGTACTGAGCGTCAGGTTAAAGGCATAACAGATAAACGACACCAGCATCACCTGGCGTTTTGCCAGCTTATGCCCGCAATAAGCGCGCCCCAGCAAATCATAAAAGCCGTACAGCACATAGCTGATAATCACCAGCGCCACGGCGCTGAGCAGGGCGGTGCGGTTATAGTCGCGGATGACCTTCCAGACATCTTCCCAGTTCACCTTTTGCGCATACAGCACCAGTAACACCACCACGGCGATAAAAAATACCACCGTGAGAATTTTTTTAGCCAACCGCCAGCGCGGATGTGATTTTGACATCAGGGTTTTGCTCCGGAGTGCTGTGCGTCATTACGATCCTGGGTTTCCATTTCCGGCTGCACAGGCGGCCCCACCTCGGCAAGTTTCGGCGTATGCGCCGGTAACCAGCCCACCAGCGCCGGGAAATGGCGCAAAAAGTGGAACACCACAATGCTCTTACCGAGGTTCCACCAGGTACGTTTGGGGGCCATGGATTCATCCACCCGTTTACAGTCGTGCTCGATAATGGCCTGCAAATTTTCGCGCAGGGTCTGGTTGAACTCACGGTCATGAATGATGAGATTCGCCTCCAGATTCAGCGATAAACTCAGCGGATCGAGGTTGCTGGAACCCACTGTTGCCCAGTGATCGTCCATCAACGCCACTTTGCCGTGCAGCGGACGGCGGCGGTATTCGTAGACCTGCACACCGCCTTTCAGCAGATAGTTATAGAGCAGCTCAGCGCCCACTTTCACAATCGGCATATCTGGCTCGCCCTGCACAATC
The nucleotide sequence above comes from Kosakonia sp. H02. Encoded proteins:
- a CDS encoding lysylphosphatidylglycerol synthase domain-containing protein, giving the protein MSKSHPRWRLAKKILTVVFFIAVVVLLVLYAQKVNWEDVWKVIRDYNRTALLSAVALVIISYVLYGFYDLLGRAYCGHKLAKRQVMLVSFICYAFNLTLSTWVGGIGMRYRLYSRLGLPGSTITRIFSLSITTNWLGYILLGGLIFTFGVVQIPAHWYIDENTLRIVGVVLLLVIAVYLWACAFAKRRHATIKGHKLVLPSWKFAVAQMVISSANWVAMGAIIWILLGMRADFFFVLGVLLVSSIAGVIVHIPAGIGVLEAVFIALLAGEHVSQGIIIAALLAYRVLYYFLPLLLALICYLLLESRAKKLREKNEKAMAQQ